A genomic stretch from Corynebacterium faecale includes:
- a CDS encoding serine O-acetyltransferase produces the protein MIQIELKLENIYQLNVSVATDASKVAFHLYSGKEKLKATDYSNSTNHIFSLEKPGNYRVRVLTQKTGTKKVGMSDFIRFDGFPSLQEKRDGRPIVVHGLSKDSISAAKIFELKSTVAGIIDPTGTHVGSSVFGFPIIASPPKDSIVASLEKYLIPAGDHAVQTFRLELGADDLLSRHLNKIRAMSIYRLAHGLYLEGMEKQAHFLEMFVLSKFNSRIPYQAVIGEGTELGVGGIGVAIHPRAVIGRGCTIGQNSTIGGRSRHQMNFEVGDNVYIGPGAKCVGGKIGSNVVVGANAVVTKEVPDNVVVAGVPAKIISRNVEDYRGYTHRSRDRNRPSL, from the coding sequence ATGATTCAAATCGAACTGAAACTCGAGAACATTTATCAGTTAAATGTATCTGTAGCCACGGATGCCTCAAAGGTTGCTTTTCACCTCTATTCAGGCAAAGAAAAGCTTAAGGCGACAGACTATTCAAATTCTACAAATCATATCTTCTCCTTGGAAAAGCCAGGAAATTACCGAGTTCGAGTTCTCACTCAAAAAACAGGTACGAAAAAGGTCGGTATGTCGGATTTCATACGATTTGATGGATTCCCAAGTTTGCAGGAGAAGCGGGACGGTCGACCAATTGTAGTGCACGGCCTATCAAAGGATAGTATTTCTGCTGCGAAAATTTTTGAGCTAAAGAGTACCGTGGCGGGAATCATTGACCCAACCGGAACACATGTAGGTTCTTCAGTTTTCGGATTCCCGATCATTGCTTCCCCTCCTAAGGATTCGATAGTCGCCAGTTTGGAAAAGTACTTGATACCAGCTGGGGACCACGCTGTTCAAACCTTTCGGCTAGAACTAGGGGCTGATGATCTCTTGTCACGTCATTTGAATAAGATTCGAGCGATGAGTATTTATCGATTAGCTCACGGTCTCTATCTAGAGGGAATGGAAAAACAAGCTCATTTTCTAGAGATGTTTGTGCTTTCTAAATTTAACTCTAGAATTCCTTACCAAGCAGTAATTGGAGAAGGGACAGAGTTGGGTGTAGGCGGGATTGGAGTGGCAATCCATCCTAGGGCTGTGATCGGTCGCGGTTGCACGATTGGACAGAACTCCACCATCGGAGGGCGATCCAGACACCAGATGAACTTTGAAGTTGGGGACAACGTCTATATTGGCCCCGGAGCGAAATGTGTGGGAGGAAAAATCGGAAGTAATGTTGTCGTGGGCGCCAACGCGGTAGTTACCAAAGAAGTTCCGGATAATGTCGTAGTGGCTGGCGTTCCAGCCAAGATAATCAGCCGGAACGTCGAAGATTACCGAGGATATACTCACCGGTCTAGGGACCGAAACCGCCCGTCGCTTTAA
- a CDS encoding DUF6270 domain-containing protein yields the protein MPTNLFIYGSCVSRDIVRVTQNRFRVSQYVARQTFASSFAPPLPMPEDLPGLDHNFDKRSVMGDISSNLGSAVRRWAPDSDAIIIDIATEHWGVVPIEGTTYLTHSSELKKSGYLNTIRHGTRIEMGTPRHFRLFEIGARKLQRQLSKLGIIESTLVLKTPFATHTTLGKEVPLSKGRKASEWEDIQAPYYELLNSLGFAVTPSPPSELVLSSDSHRWGPALYHFVDDLYFWWADHIDEFVVGTKQSKEL from the coding sequence ATGCCCACCAATCTTTTCATTTATGGCTCATGCGTTTCTAGAGATATTGTGAGGGTGACCCAGAATCGTTTCCGAGTTAGTCAGTATGTCGCGAGACAAACTTTTGCGTCTTCATTCGCTCCGCCGCTACCAATGCCCGAGGATCTTCCTGGACTAGATCATAATTTCGATAAACGATCTGTTATGGGTGATATCAGTTCTAATTTAGGTAGTGCTGTACGACGATGGGCTCCTGATTCCGATGCCATCATCATCGATATCGCAACTGAGCACTGGGGTGTTGTTCCTATCGAAGGCACCACCTACCTTACCCACAGCAGCGAGTTGAAAAAGTCTGGTTACCTTAACACAATTCGCCACGGTACAAGAATTGAGATGGGCACACCGAGGCACTTTCGCTTGTTCGAGATCGGAGCCAGAAAACTACAACGCCAACTTAGTAAGCTAGGCATAATTGAAAGTACCTTGGTTCTAAAAACCCCTTTCGCCACACACACCACTTTGGGGAAAGAGGTTCCCCTCTCGAAAGGACGGAAAGCTAGTGAGTGGGAGGATATTCAAGCGCCTTATTATGAACTTCTTAACAGTTTAGGATTCGCAGTTACGCCATCACCTCCATCTGAATTAGTGCTTTCTTCAGATTCTCATCGGTGGGGTCCCGCACTTTACCATTTTGTAGACGACCTGTATTTTTGGTGGGCTGACCACATTGACGAGTTCGTGGTAGGAACCAAACAGTCCAAGGAGCTGTAG
- a CDS encoding glycosyltransferase, whose amino-acid sequence MKRVRDTSWYADLTSQKREGLADALTSNIVSGHYSFHNQGEIVDFIYEERSEDSNVLLVCFSSAVGVESTVPKMEGRGLASKLGVSLLAFADPSVAASTKISTNYCLGRNDHDFFDVMRKIVHKFAKDRRIIFFGVSGGGFPALKFGDFFPESLSCVINPRVNILVGKTFFRTNKRLLFPRQSYSELDRQKALVNGRAKNHVLYIQNIGDENYFGFQMVPYIVKNEGNQKVSVILGDWGRGHKAMPGPQRSETLHALIDASNWAEGLQKVGTQVSSLRTLQAFRADLEEAAKAGIPINETRNEPATLTRLLSEARHSNPKTELGSTDGRRQNSNEEPTSVTMVKERQVDSSNLKKDKTLIIGSTKFSVYSPNSVAWKASNGSRFSNDQEYKNYLFSDERLTQRADVFLNISLPQLNLASQGFEYKHILSYSESMPEKFKRLLTSAAKTYPFLILDEVSELSKVMDPVSLAKQLLDEPGVFGLFRLDDDDILGLDYFEQISRYLADPFVGMRVSLATGFTGIWESKELSVVREVHRPMIAIGLLSVCRLESDGSIIAPKPTPHNLSDRTAPVILDGKSPSYIWLRHPSQDTELNRSAKADPIKRLKRELIQFESLRSIDEFGRQFPAVAPFVRVPKSTVLQEARIELSELDEFLFSEPLNSFEISLDLDVRPGSIPRNALLAFDLREKDGRPINSAVNAPGLSISSNPEIGHFRALTTRRGRRAISEMVVLPDQVYCWGVKILKYKKLDAEIFINRLTYHML is encoded by the coding sequence GTGAAAAGAGTCCGAGATACGTCTTGGTATGCAGATCTAACCTCTCAGAAGCGTGAAGGTCTCGCTGATGCCTTAACCAGCAATATTGTTTCCGGACACTACTCATTTCATAATCAAGGTGAGATTGTTGACTTCATTTATGAGGAACGTTCCGAGGACTCAAACGTTCTGTTGGTATGTTTTTCTTCAGCGGTGGGGGTTGAATCTACAGTTCCAAAGATGGAAGGACGCGGTTTGGCAAGCAAACTAGGCGTTTCTCTTCTTGCTTTCGCCGATCCTTCAGTCGCAGCGAGCACAAAAATTTCCACGAACTACTGTCTTGGCCGCAACGATCATGATTTTTTCGATGTTATGAGAAAAATTGTTCACAAGTTTGCCAAGGATCGGAGAATAATTTTTTTTGGGGTATCAGGTGGGGGATTCCCTGCGCTAAAGTTTGGAGATTTTTTTCCAGAATCACTCAGCTGCGTTATAAACCCCCGAGTCAATATTCTTGTAGGTAAGACTTTTTTCAGAACTAATAAGAGATTACTTTTCCCCCGGCAATCTTACTCAGAGTTGGATCGACAGAAGGCTCTCGTAAATGGTCGTGCTAAGAACCATGTTCTTTACATACAGAATATTGGCGACGAAAACTACTTCGGTTTTCAAATGGTTCCATACATAGTAAAAAACGAGGGCAACCAGAAGGTATCGGTCATACTTGGCGATTGGGGTCGTGGGCATAAGGCCATGCCAGGACCTCAGAGATCTGAAACTCTCCATGCCTTAATTGACGCTTCTAACTGGGCTGAAGGTCTTCAAAAGGTAGGCACGCAAGTTTCCTCACTTCGGACCCTTCAGGCTTTCCGCGCCGATTTGGAGGAGGCAGCTAAAGCAGGTATTCCTATCAACGAGACTAGGAATGAGCCTGCCACTCTGACGAGGTTACTATCTGAAGCTAGACACTCTAACCCAAAAACTGAACTGGGTTCTACAGATGGCAGACGACAAAACTCGAACGAAGAGCCTACGAGCGTGACTATGGTTAAGGAACGGCAGGTGGACTCCTCAAATCTTAAGAAGGATAAAACTTTGATAATTGGAAGCACCAAATTCAGCGTTTACAGCCCCAATTCTGTTGCTTGGAAAGCTAGCAATGGGTCGCGTTTCTCAAACGATCAGGAGTATAAGAACTACTTATTCTCTGACGAACGACTGACCCAGCGCGCGGACGTCTTTCTCAATATTTCATTACCCCAATTGAATCTGGCTTCTCAGGGATTCGAATACAAACATATACTCTCCTACTCCGAAAGTATGCCTGAAAAATTCAAGAGACTTCTTACATCAGCTGCGAAAACCTATCCGTTTCTAATCTTGGATGAGGTATCGGAGCTTTCAAAAGTGATGGATCCCGTCAGTCTTGCGAAGCAACTCTTGGATGAGCCTGGGGTCTTCGGGCTCTTTCGCTTAGATGACGACGACATTCTCGGTCTTGACTATTTCGAACAGATCTCTAGGTATTTGGCTGATCCCTTTGTCGGCATGAGAGTGTCTTTAGCCACAGGGTTCACAGGAATCTGGGAATCTAAGGAACTATCAGTAGTTCGAGAAGTGCACCGCCCGATGATTGCGATCGGATTACTATCGGTGTGCAGGTTAGAATCAGATGGATCGATAATAGCTCCGAAGCCAACTCCCCACAATCTTTCAGATAGAACTGCCCCTGTAATCCTTGATGGCAAAAGCCCATCCTATATCTGGTTGAGGCATCCGAGTCAGGATACTGAACTCAATCGGTCTGCTAAAGCAGACCCAATTAAGCGGTTAAAACGGGAATTGATCCAGTTTGAATCTCTGAGGTCGATCGATGAATTCGGCAGACAGTTTCCTGCTGTAGCTCCGTTTGTACGCGTTCCAAAAAGTACTGTTTTACAGGAAGCGCGAATAGAGCTTAGTGAGCTAGATGAATTTCTCTTTAGCGAGCCACTTAACAGCTTTGAAATTTCGCTCGATCTCGATGTTCGTCCAGGGTCCATTCCACGGAATGCCTTGCTTGCATTTGATCTGAGAGAGAAAGATGGTAGACCAATAAATTCGGCAGTAAATGCTCCGGGCCTTTCAATATCAAGCAATCCAGAAATTGGCCATTTTCGTGCGCTTACAACTAGGAGAGGACGGCGTGCAATCTCAGAAATGGTAGTGCTTCCAGATCAGGTTTATTGTTGGGGCGTGAAGATCCTGAAATATAAAAAACTTGATGCGGAAATTTTCATAAACCGACTCACTTATCACATGTTGTGA
- a CDS encoding heparinase II/III domain-containing protein codes for MTQPPHISGEMFVPFLDAEIAREKVQTFIRSGTVEINPSEPVRIATGQIWDPSEPRAEGRKAHGWLFAPSWYSAAELLTDDETSLLSQQIEKVFRVWKDRSSLTGSMAYHDETTAQRAMMFVMLLHTFRKALPDDLFELLNAELKSDLLLLQSEEFYAGLNNHGMFQDIALLVATDYGFAGNESIKFETRAFTRLHEYFAKCFTSDGIHTENNPTYHVMVSRYLVKVVEYAKYRGYGQLFKNLETVMAKADLYAAFSVTPFRTFPPISDTKLGELTPAAARSTFKDGAFLGALTSGVEGKLPEENVFVAEESGYAIGRSGWTSINDSYLFFSAAYNADYHKHSDELSIYYAANGHEILAEAGPNGYQYDDPFTQFAFSSFAHNTLIVDGQGLPRTDDKSQLTTLTTNEATETTLDVTGQTGRYRQLEWSRRVIANFSDRSQPALVVIDDVTSKNPRSLTFLWHLGAKVIPFLRGNFIEFYSVVTEKKIAEMQWEGEPAVSVQQFLGKRHPRVQGWKFPEMGTREPSYTIEVEFESSAAQIRWTLRTSDFLLDDRGVTPFSSEWKTYWGEKPVHYLLEDRAEKSKTELAVVFSAVHEIGDFTFNYRNSLKDFDGRVLYILDDFGDQGSYYLSSGRNLAEFRSVQGLIKTLVNTMDLSWKNVFTLGSSKGGTSALLHGVSAGVGHVYAGAPQYLIGNFLEKPHPNILEYLAGGTSHNDVYWSNKIASRILASGVRNTDITVIVGKKDGHYRNHVIPLVDDSRASGYTTELLTLPGAPHSSFGSVFRDFVQTLSRSRSEGSDFILPNVTSYDSNEKELGVAVALPEGASALGQLFNGRNKVGSLVRFAGGTAVWKIPQPGIYRVRVYAELPGQNSRQAFGTKPVEIKL; via the coding sequence ATGACTCAACCTCCCCACATCTCAGGTGAAATGTTTGTTCCATTTCTAGATGCCGAAATAGCTCGAGAAAAAGTTCAAACTTTTATTCGGAGCGGTACTGTAGAAATAAACCCCAGCGAACCTGTGCGTATTGCTACAGGTCAAATATGGGACCCGTCCGAGCCTAGGGCTGAGGGCCGCAAAGCTCACGGTTGGCTTTTTGCACCATCTTGGTACTCTGCTGCCGAACTACTGACCGATGATGAAACCTCTCTCCTGTCGCAACAAATAGAAAAAGTCTTTCGTGTTTGGAAAGACCGTTCCTCGCTAACTGGTTCAATGGCCTACCACGACGAGACTACTGCGCAACGAGCCATGATGTTTGTAATGCTCCTGCACACTTTCCGGAAGGCACTACCCGACGATTTATTCGAACTACTAAATGCCGAACTGAAAAGCGATTTACTGTTATTGCAGTCAGAGGAATTTTATGCTGGTCTCAATAACCACGGAATGTTTCAGGACATAGCCCTTCTCGTTGCCACAGATTACGGATTTGCAGGAAACGAATCTATTAAGTTTGAAACTCGTGCTTTCACCCGCCTTCACGAGTACTTCGCTAAGTGTTTTACCAGCGACGGTATTCATACGGAGAATAACCCCACATATCACGTTATGGTGTCACGCTATCTGGTAAAAGTTGTCGAGTACGCGAAATATCGTGGTTATGGACAGCTATTTAAGAATCTCGAAACAGTGATGGCCAAAGCAGATCTGTATGCCGCATTTTCTGTGACACCATTTAGAACTTTCCCCCCCATCAGTGACACAAAATTGGGTGAACTAACCCCAGCTGCGGCGCGATCAACGTTTAAAGATGGTGCCTTTCTTGGAGCACTCACGAGTGGAGTAGAGGGAAAGCTACCCGAAGAAAATGTATTTGTAGCGGAGGAATCAGGGTATGCCATCGGCCGCTCAGGCTGGACCTCGATAAACGATTCCTATCTTTTCTTCAGCGCTGCATACAACGCCGACTACCACAAGCATTCCGACGAACTAAGTATCTATTATGCGGCGAATGGACACGAAATACTGGCTGAAGCTGGCCCGAACGGCTACCAATATGATGATCCCTTCACCCAGTTCGCCTTCTCAAGCTTCGCTCATAATACGCTAATTGTTGACGGTCAAGGATTGCCCAGAACAGATGACAAATCTCAGTTAACCACCCTTACAACTAATGAGGCTACTGAAACAACCTTAGATGTAACCGGACAAACTGGGAGGTATCGTCAGTTGGAATGGAGTCGGCGCGTCATCGCAAACTTCTCCGACAGAAGCCAACCTGCGCTAGTGGTAATCGATGACGTTACATCAAAAAACCCCCGCTCGTTAACTTTTCTTTGGCATCTGGGTGCGAAAGTAATTCCGTTTTTAAGGGGAAACTTCATTGAATTTTACAGTGTTGTCACGGAAAAGAAGATAGCGGAAATGCAATGGGAAGGTGAACCAGCCGTCTCAGTTCAGCAGTTCCTAGGTAAACGGCATCCCCGAGTTCAGGGGTGGAAGTTTCCTGAGATGGGTACAAGAGAGCCTTCTTATACTATCGAGGTAGAGTTCGAAAGCAGCGCTGCACAGATTCGCTGGACCTTGCGAACTAGTGACTTCCTCCTAGATGACCGGGGCGTAACCCCTTTCTCCTCGGAATGGAAGACATATTGGGGAGAAAAGCCGGTACATTACTTGTTAGAAGACCGGGCAGAGAAGTCCAAAACGGAACTAGCAGTCGTGTTCTCAGCAGTTCATGAAATTGGTGACTTTACGTTTAATTACCGAAACTCTTTAAAAGATTTTGATGGTCGTGTCCTTTACATTCTCGATGACTTCGGAGATCAAGGTTCGTACTATTTATCATCGGGAAGAAACTTAGCGGAATTCCGAAGTGTCCAAGGATTGATCAAGACACTTGTTAACACGATGGATCTCTCGTGGAAGAACGTGTTTACGTTAGGCTCGTCTAAGGGCGGGACCTCTGCACTACTACATGGAGTGAGCGCGGGCGTAGGGCATGTTTATGCGGGTGCACCTCAATATCTAATCGGCAACTTCCTAGAGAAGCCCCATCCCAATATTCTGGAATACCTCGCTGGTGGAACCTCTCATAATGATGTCTATTGGAGTAACAAAATTGCGAGCCGCATTCTTGCTTCTGGAGTTAGAAATACCGACATAACAGTTATCGTTGGCAAAAAGGATGGGCATTACCGAAATCATGTAATCCCGCTCGTAGATGACTCCCGCGCTTCGGGGTATACCACTGAACTCCTCACGCTGCCCGGGGCGCCACACTCATCATTTGGATCGGTATTTCGCGATTTCGTCCAAACGCTGTCAAGAAGTAGAAGTGAAGGATCAGATTTTATTCTACCGAATGTTACTAGCTACGACAGCAATGAGAAAGAGTTAGGCGTTGCTGTGGCCCTTCCGGAGGGCGCATCGGCTTTGGGTCAACTTTTTAATGGTCGAAATAAGGTGGGTTCGCTTGTCCGTTTCGCGGGAGGTACGGCTGTATGGAAGATACCCCAGCCAGGGATCTACCGAGTCCGCGTTTATGCGGAACTCCCCGGTCAAAATTCCCGGCAGGCTTTTGGCACAAAACCGGTTGAAATTAAACTATGA
- a CDS encoding ABC transporter ATP-binding protein, whose product MSNKASIVVRNATKEYAIKADRSSSSQRKFFRAKSVVHALRGVSLIVRPGESVGVIGRNGSGKSTLLRLISGGESPSSGQIFTSAQPQLLGVSAALMPNLSGAENIRIGCLAAGMVPSEIPAAFDEISEFADLGNSLYLPMNTYSSGMGARLKFAISTSIRPEILLVDEALSTGDAAFADKAKRRAESLIAESGTFFLVSHSAGQIAEMCERAIWIHDGQIVMDGNVRRVTKLYRNWSRRINSGDLDDADKLLRSSASEYTPPFPVFDDEIERGSIF is encoded by the coding sequence ATGTCCAATAAAGCATCAATAGTAGTTCGGAATGCAACAAAGGAATATGCTATAAAAGCAGACCGTAGTTCAAGCTCCCAGCGCAAGTTTTTTAGAGCCAAATCAGTTGTTCACGCCTTGCGAGGTGTATCACTAATAGTCCGACCTGGAGAATCTGTTGGAGTTATAGGCAGAAACGGCTCGGGAAAATCGACATTATTGCGTCTCATCTCAGGCGGGGAATCTCCCTCGAGTGGACAAATTTTTACCAGCGCACAACCGCAACTCTTGGGTGTCTCCGCAGCTTTGATGCCTAACCTATCCGGAGCGGAGAACATTCGGATCGGTTGCTTGGCCGCAGGCATGGTTCCCAGCGAAATCCCCGCGGCTTTCGACGAGATATCAGAGTTCGCAGATTTAGGTAATTCCCTTTACCTGCCAATGAACACTTACTCTTCCGGAATGGGGGCAAGGCTTAAATTTGCAATCTCAACCTCAATTAGACCGGAGATTCTTTTGGTAGACGAAGCCCTGTCTACCGGCGACGCAGCCTTCGCAGATAAAGCCAAGCGTAGAGCTGAATCTCTCATCGCAGAAAGCGGTACATTCTTCCTAGTGTCGCACTCTGCGGGACAAATCGCCGAAATGTGTGAGCGAGCGATCTGGATACACGATGGACAAATCGTAATGGACGGGAACGTTCGCCGGGTCACCAAACTATATCGAAACTGGAGTCGTCGAATAAACTCAGGTGATTTAGACGATGCGGATAAACTACTGCGGTCCTCAGCTTCAGAATATACGCCGCCATTTCCAGTTTTCGACGACGAAATAGAACGGGGATCAATATTCTAA
- a CDS encoding ABC transporter permease, with product MENSKMMNRKKQKSIFKTVEKSPDFSTNDPVIEHVDRAGLSILGVRPSLPQYCRQLWARRHFIWASGSSQVLQKNRRLALGNAWMIISPFIDAAMYGVIFGLILQTSRGIENFLGYLVIGVIFMRFMTQGLSAGTGLISGSKNMIRSFTFPRAALAFSTIVRQLLENFAPALVAIVFALATQIGHPPTWRIVFILPLYLLLHLFALGMILIVARTVAFIPDLAQLFSVFRRGWFYVSGVFFSVERFDTFPLLQQIMIANPAYQFLQAFRGCVIYATLPSLGSFLYLSAWSFGTFLFGFWYFWRAEEKYINVQ from the coding sequence ATGGAAAACAGTAAGATGATGAATCGCAAGAAGCAAAAGTCAATTTTTAAAACTGTAGAGAAAAGTCCTGACTTCTCTACCAATGACCCAGTAATTGAACACGTTGATCGAGCTGGGCTTTCCATCCTTGGGGTACGCCCTAGTCTCCCTCAATATTGCCGACAGCTTTGGGCTCGTCGACACTTTATTTGGGCAAGCGGTAGTAGCCAAGTTCTACAAAAAAATCGCCGCCTGGCTCTTGGAAACGCATGGATGATTATCTCTCCGTTCATCGATGCCGCAATGTACGGAGTAATTTTCGGCCTAATTTTACAAACATCCCGCGGAATTGAGAACTTCCTCGGTTATCTTGTTATCGGCGTGATCTTCATGCGATTCATGACGCAAGGCCTGTCAGCTGGAACCGGACTCATTTCTGGATCTAAAAACATGATCAGATCCTTCACGTTTCCTCGAGCTGCTCTCGCTTTCTCCACTATCGTGCGTCAGCTCTTAGAAAACTTTGCTCCTGCTCTCGTCGCTATAGTCTTCGCGCTAGCTACACAGATTGGCCATCCTCCGACCTGGAGGATCGTTTTTATTCTTCCTCTCTACCTTCTACTTCATCTTTTCGCTCTTGGCATGATCTTAATTGTCGCACGAACTGTGGCCTTTATTCCTGATCTGGCGCAGCTTTTTTCAGTATTTCGGAGAGGTTGGTTCTATGTTTCAGGCGTCTTCTTCTCAGTGGAACGGTTCGATACGTTTCCGCTACTTCAGCAAATTATGATTGCAAATCCTGCCTATCAGTTCTTGCAGGCTTTTAGAGGCTGCGTTATTTATGCCACACTCCCTTCATTGGGGTCTTTTCTGTACCTTTCAGCGTGGAGTTTTGGAACTTTCCTCTTCGGGTTTTGGTATTTTTGGCGAGCTGAGGAGAAGTACATCAATGTCCAATAA
- a CDS encoding IS110 family transposase has translation MTTDITTAHSTIAGVDTHTDTHTVAAVTATGQHLATETFPATRTGYTHLTEFLSNHGVCTVGVEGTNSYGAGLTRHLIDRGYPVVEVLRPTRSIRRRDGISDPVDALAAARQVLTGEGLSTPKDSTGPVESLRALHIARKQLVSTTAKLITTIKSLLVTAPDDIRVRYSTMTNHRMINALVACRPSLDLIDPRNGVLTSLKILATTYRALRKQVDELETRIAALVAVINPHVSNIVGCGPIVVADLIISIGGNPERIHSEAALAHLCGAAPLPASSGRTNRHRLNRGGGRRANSALYRIAVVRMRCDQRTKDYVARRTAEGLSKKEIIRCLKRAIVREIYRVICTKRSTPQPRDLHRGELKELRIAKHLTQAVVADSLGCAPARISDIETGKRPLMELASAYEKFLESA, from the coding sequence ATGACCACAGACATCACCACCGCCCATAGCACCATCGCCGGGGTCGACACTCACACCGACACCCACACCGTCGCCGCGGTAACAGCGACCGGTCAACACCTGGCCACCGAGACCTTTCCTGCTACCAGAACCGGGTACACACACCTCACGGAGTTCCTGAGCAACCACGGCGTGTGCACCGTCGGAGTAGAGGGAACCAACTCCTACGGGGCGGGGCTCACCCGGCATCTGATAGACCGTGGCTACCCGGTCGTCGAGGTGCTGCGCCCTACCCGCAGCATCCGACGGCGAGACGGGATATCAGATCCGGTGGATGCCCTTGCCGCCGCGCGGCAAGTCCTGACCGGGGAAGGGCTGAGCACACCTAAGGATTCCACTGGCCCGGTGGAGTCGTTACGAGCGTTACACATCGCCCGGAAACAGCTGGTGTCCACGACCGCGAAACTCATCACGACGATAAAGTCGTTGCTGGTCACAGCGCCTGATGATATTCGGGTCAGGTATTCCACGATGACCAACCACCGCATGATTAACGCCTTGGTTGCTTGTCGTCCGTCATTAGATCTTATCGATCCGAGAAATGGTGTGCTGACGAGCTTGAAGATTCTGGCCACGACTTACCGCGCGTTGCGTAAGCAGGTAGATGAGCTCGAAACCCGGATCGCTGCCTTGGTGGCAGTGATCAATCCGCATGTCAGCAATATCGTGGGATGCGGGCCTATCGTCGTCGCTGATCTGATCATCAGCATCGGGGGTAATCCTGAGCGCATCCATTCTGAGGCGGCGCTGGCGCACTTGTGTGGGGCGGCTCCTTTGCCTGCCAGCTCTGGGCGGACCAACCGGCACCGACTCAATCGCGGCGGTGGCCGAAGGGCCAACTCGGCGTTGTACCGGATCGCTGTGGTGAGGATGCGTTGTGACCAGCGAACCAAAGATTACGTGGCCAGGCGCACTGCAGAAGGGTTGTCGAAAAAGGAGATTATTCGCTGTTTGAAGCGCGCGATCGTCCGGGAGATCTACCGGGTCATATGCACCAAACGCAGCACGCCACAGCCCCGAGATCTTCACCGCGGTGAGCTGAAAGAACTGCGCATCGCGAAGCATCTCACTCAGGCAGTTGTAGCAGACAGCTTGGGATGCGCGCCGGCGCGGATCAGTGACATCGAAACGGGAAAACGCCCTTTGATGGAATTAGCTTCGGCCTACGAAAAGTTCCTGGAAAGTGCTTGA